The genomic window AgacgatcaaaatttttttgctcgtcaaaattttgtattcggcaaattaaaaaatctgaaaactgTAATATTCAACACTGAATATTATCGTGTAAAGTCCACTAAATGGTTTATTAACAGAATATCTATCTAGCTTCAAACATAAGTAAAATTCTGTTTTCccttgttaaaatattaatattaatgaaacatGTTAATCGAAAGAATAATCGAGGGAATAGGTAATATATGCTACTGAAAATTGAGTTTCTGTTATGAAgagtaaatgtttttaattaaagtaaatttttatgactcTCTTGAGAATACATAACACAACAGATTCGTACATTCAATATTAACAgggttaaaattgttaaaaaggaTAATTATAAGTACTATGCGTTAAAAGGAATAGATATACATCCCTTTAAAATGAAGACTGGCAGCTAAAAAGTCGTAAAATGATGTCAGCCATTGGTCCCTACagacaaaaaaattccaagcaaaagtttttgattatataaataacgaTCTACCTTTTTCTATAGTTACGAgcataagttaatttttattcatctcCGTCTAATAGCTAGGGTAGATTGGAAATTAGTGCCCTTAGTTTATATGACAATCGAAAGTACTGTTAGCTGCCACtgtaattataaatttggtttttttagttAACTAGTCGTTATTCGCGAATCTTAATCTTAAGTTAATTTTCGTTCATCTCCGTCTAATAGCCTGGGTAGATTGGAAATTAGTACCCTTAGTTTATATGACAATCGAAAGTACTGTTAGCTGCCactgtaatattataaatttggttTTTCAGTTAACTAGCCGTTATTCGCCCGAGATTCACGGGGACAAATAATTCTAACTTTATAAACGAATACCActgcataatttttataataataatcagacaaacatttttaacCAGCTCCCATGAAAATCTACTGGCGAGAAATCGTTTCCTGCATTAAATGCCTTATTTCCTCGACTATTATATCTTACCATTTACATGATTACTAAATTTtaactgtataaaaattaatggattattaattactcaaaaaaaactTACGACATGTTCATATTGCccctttcataaatttttctgcATCCGTGCTTGAATTATTATcgcattaaatatataaaacaaatgaactaataattaatttattttactcctATCAAgtcataacatttttataccctgttatatatgtaatatatatcaaggtatactgagtttagtcccaagtttgtaacgcttaaaaatattgatgctacgaacaaatttttggtattgatcttcataaaatcacctaattagtccatttccggttatctgtctgtcaacacgataactcaaaaccgaagagatatcaagctgaaatgtttatagcgtgctcaagataaaaagtgagattgatttcgtaaatgagtaacgtAGGAAATTGGGTTTTGGGTACACAGGATccatctagtaaaccgttagcgctagaacaaaagtttaaaggttaaaaatgttccttctaaaaaattaaacaacttttgtttgaaaccttttttttgtaaacgttaATCCGCGAGGACAAAATTTTTGTgtccattttcttaaaaacaataaaaaataggcAGTTTAAAATTTGCAGGCTAGTCAACtaatggtcttgtgaaacattctcgaaaaatgaaaaaaattgtggaaaatactttcgaaaaccaaaaaatttgtgttggttttttaaactcctctaatttgtaaaaaattatttctatacagggtatctcaacaattaactcatacaattgtttttttcatttgtttattttaagttcTTGTAATACgtagttttttttgttctttaattagttttattttatcaaaaatttatagtttattaattattatttgagatAAAGCTTTTTAATActgaattatgaattatttttagttcataGTCATtccttttgtttataaaaatattttaaatctgaATATTATATACTGGGTGTAAATGATAGGGCATGTACATAGTACAAGATAGCAACCATTCGTCAACAAGTTGCGAGAATCACAAATTATGAGATTTTAACGTTAAGATTTCAGTGTCACGAGTAAAAAAATAGGTTAGAGCGGCTGTCCTAGGGTGATACACACTTAGAcgatagggtccgttgtgatatcgaaaaaaagtAGGCCcttccccggccactactccaaaGAGAAAGACAGCAATCCAGatgatttaagtttttattcgaACGGTCACTAAAACAAAattctcaatattttttgtgtactttCGTTCGTGACAGGGGGATACAAGCGCACCCCCTTGCACCACCTCTCTACGCCCATGAATATTCTTGTCATAGATTCGTGTCTATGAGTTGGAATACAAATCTATATCTTTGTAGATGATACCTTCGATTCTTTCATGGAATTTTTTAAGATCAAAagctttcaaatttttaatcatttccaatcgttaaatcgataaaaaaaaagaataatagtgaattttatcataaaagtaattaaaatttgattcacATACTATGCCAGATTCCACCCACaccataaatgtaattgtaatatatgaatgtaatttaataaataaagattaacaaataatcatgtgagtggcctctgttataggcgtatgtcataaaaacggaggttaaaccccattattattattattactatgcCAGATCTCACTTGATAGGTGGTGTTGTTGTACTTATCATATATGATTTAGACAAAAAAACATTATCAGAAAATGAATCTTAtgtggaaataaattttatcttctccacaaataaacgaaaaaaaaaaaaatttcctattacaaaatttgcatttcttttttgcatttttataacaaaaaatattctgttACATTTGTAGTGTTTATAGGTTTACAAAGGAAATCTTGtgatgaaattatgaaaaactagATGACCATGATTGTGTCATTAGATAAACTTgtatggaaatttatttttacacttcAATTTTGTTGTTGGGATGAGATAGCTAAGAGAAAATGCATCGTACTGCGGTCATATTGCACTCTTGGGTACTGTCGAATCGtttgatgatttttattgaTTCGCCATGATTGAAAAATCCGTGTTTGATGCATTTCACGACAAATTTCGGCTTTGCAAATAAAGTCAAAAGCCTAATTTTTTTAGACGAAATGAACATTCAAATCGGTATTCCtcttaataacgaaaatatggagTCGCACTCGCACCAGGAGTCGAGCCCGTACCTCTTGCATTCATGCCAAGCGCCTAACGCCTTAGCCAATCCGGCcatacagtttaatttttttcatctcaTGGAATTTTGACAATAACCAAATAATCTAGTACTATTCTGTTAGCTGTCAAACgaacataaatttataaatgttaattatttattcaattattataattaattagttagttatattataacttgatttAGGTGAGCAATCAAAAACAGATTACCTGTATGTATTTGtttaacgtttacatttgtttttgtacagtTTCGTAAGGAATTTCGTTCCTAACGGTGGGCCCGCGACCgcgatgtttttttatttttgtttattagtcaacattaacttatttatttatttatttattatttatgtttgtttactctcttgtataataatttattcatataagaTTCCGTAAAAAAGTGTGTGCTACAGGCTTGGAAAAATCCCCACTTTAACTGATCGCGAGGCAAGAATCTAATTAATATTGTCATTCTCGTATTGAACACGTATACGCGGGGTCTTATCTATATAGATAAGAATGAAAGCTGattgatcgatcaacgcacagctgaaaccgctgggtctagaagcctgaatttttgtacacacGTTTCTTAAGTAATGTTTCGTTTCTTAAGTGAGCACTAATAAGAATAAGAAGGGATTTTGGAAATTTGGATAGGGCTCCCATTGGAGCCCTAAGGGGCTCAAATGGGaatgcgaattttgtatatgggaactgcatgtaaataattttatagacaaatatagatcaacgtatgttataatgttaccaaggtttttttaatatacaatgtttacaatattaaaaaaaaaatcattattctcCCAAGCGGTATGTTATGAATGcatctttataaatcgaaaatctgtAACTATATTTAatcgttgtacgaaatatttgaagcaATGGTTTTGAAACTATATACTTAAAGTTCAAACCGACAGGATAAGTTAAGGGAAAAACAATGATTGGATtcagagtttctgaaatatcgcaatatttggatcgattttagtccgtatctcaaaaactattcgaccattcaacaaatgcacccgatttttgtactttttgggtcaaaattaccttatatactgagttttatcgcaattgtagataacaaaattttttcgattttttgcaatttttttaagggggtacccctttgaaaaaatcgagaaaatcgggaaaaaaattttgctttggaatttgatgaaactcggttgatggggtaattttgatccaaaaagtatgaaaatcgggttaatttaatgattggatacagagtttctgaaatatcacaatatttagatcgattttagtccgtatctcaaaaactattcgaccagtcaacaaatgcacccgatttttgtactttttgggtcaaaattaccttatatactgagttttatcgcaattggagataacaaaaatttttcgattttttgcaatttttttaaggggtacccctttgaaaaaatcgagaaaatcgggaaaaaaaatttggtttggaatttgataaaactcggtggatggggtaattttgatccaaaaagaatgaaaatcgggttaatttaatgattggatgcagagtttctgaaatatcacaatatttagatcgattttagtccgtatctcaaaaactattcgaccagtcaacaaatgcacccgatttttgtactttttgggtcaaaattaccttatatactgagttttatcgaaattgcaattttttggaTCGAGTAGTTTTTGCAACGACTGCAACGATTCGTGGATCGATTCCCGgtatcaaaagtatttttaatacaacattgatttaatttatgatcGTATTACTTGATATTTGTGTAGTGTGTAAACAAAACTTGAGGAAGGTCAAGAATAAAGGTGTatctagttttatataataatattaattattaattaactattcAACATGTGAtgatttcacatttataattaattaaatgtataaatgatGAATAATCAATACTGTAAACAGTGAAAAGCACTTATCGAACCTtgattaatttttccatttcataaaaattttgtttaataattaaaattttgaaagaaataacACTGGtctagtttgattttttttcacattgATGCGATAGaacatttcttatagtttttgggGTGCTGAATTCGAATTCGACTTCAGTATTGCTGTAATACATAAggttttagatatatttttacctaaaaaagggaaaattcgttttttcggttttattcgAAATTCCGTAGTACcactatgtaattattttatcatatggAAATTTAAAGCTTTCCTTTTCCTACCCTCTcctttttactatttttgtttaagaatatttatCCTAAGCATAGCTGTAGCAAATAAATTTTGCTCCAGTTTATCATCTTATCATAACACTCGGAACTACCaacttacaatatttttttttttctaggaaAATGATGCAATCGTTACATCCACAGTGGAACTCGATTGCGATATAAAAGATGAACATTGTCCAACATCGAGGCAACTAAATTGTTATTCAAGTTTCACATACTCAGATATCGAAAGCGCTTACGTTCCCGATTTTGAGACATTTAATTGTACACCTTTATTAATACCAGAATTTGCAAATTGTCAAGTAGGTCAACCTGGATGTCCATTCGACTTAAATGTCAATGCAAATGGTGTACAAACATTTACGAACGCTGCTTTAgcacatttaaaatatgaattgtttgaagaatatacattaaaacaaaCACTTCGCTTACAACGACAAGTTTTAGAGACTCAACGATCtggtgttaaatattatttaacaattgcTGTTGCTAAATCATCTGCACCAAGTGAGACTGAAGATGATACTATATGTTATGTAACATTCTTAGAAAAACCAAAATTGGATACAAATGCTAGAcatattattgcaaataattGTACATACAATCAAGAATATTTAGCAATTTTAACACCCACTGCGGAGAAATTCAATCAAGATCATCGTAacgatcaaaataatgaaattgacGTTAATTATtcagttcaaaaaattgaacaacttagtcaaacaaaaacaaatccaAATTATGAACAGATTGCTCAAGGCGGTAATGTTGATGATACCTATGAAGGAATCACAGCGAGTCGAGTACGTGAAATTGAATCACAAATTCTACCAAAACAACCTTCTCACGATAAAAAACATGCAATTGATGGTCTCTTAGACGTTTTCCATTTCGATGCTGAACCAAAATTAAAACAGAGTCAACAAAGTAAAGTTGATGCTGAATTTAAACCCACTGACGAGGAATTAAAACCAATTATCGAACCAATAATCGTTCCTGTTAAAGCTGTGGTAGCATTTCATAAACCGTTGCAAGCACCAAAAATTGAAACAGTTATAATTGGTGTAGCTGATGACTCGACAGATGAATCCATTCAAAATACTACCGAAAATATTGAAGAGACACAAATTCGTGAAAGACGTGATTTAAATGCTAAAAGTTTACAACCAACTTCGCCAGATGAGATGATCTTGGTAGAAAATTTATCTGAACTTGCTGTGGATACCTTAGATAATATTGATACTGATAATCATCGACGtgtagttttgaaaatattaggttcaaaaaaatcaacaaacaatGGTGGAATCACATACCATTTAACATTGAAAGTTGGTATATCAGAATGTATggaagaaaatgaagaaaattcaCAAACTCCGCAAACGGATTTATTACAAAAGGTATGTATAATGAAAACAGATACTATGGAAGAAATGTCTTTAAGAACGTTGATCTCCAATTCATACACcagaggtttttttaaattcaaaaacttataattttctCCTGAAAGGCTCTCCTACCTGTTACGAGTGTCACAACTATATGTTTCCATATTTTTTCTGGAAGTCAAACAAAGATGACTCCCATTGCCACCCTCTTTTTCACAACTgcatcataatttatttaaacttttgttatttcaGGTACAGAAAACACCTCTTGAACAAAAATGTCGCAACACTTTACTATCCGATTTAACGATGATATGCAAAGTTCAAGTTTACGTTACCACACAAATAACAAAACCCAAAGTTGTTAAATCTcaatgtcaaaatttaaaacgtaaCGGTGAACGAAATAATCGTACTGGAGGACGTTATCGACGTTCTGTATTTACCGGTGGTGTAACTAAACTTGATACATCTGACaacgatttttatgaattagttgaggatgctttaaaaaaattagatgaacTATCCGATGAACCAAAtagtatgaaaattattaatgttaaaaatgctACCAAACAATTGGTAGCAGGTATGTCATATAAAATAGTTGCTGAAGTTGGTTTAGCTGATTTACCAAAAGCGAATACAATTTCACCTAGTGACCGTTTAAACGCCAAATTGTTAGATGAACCTAAATCAAGAATATGCACATTTAATATTTGGGATCGACCATGGTTAAAGAATGGTAAAGAAGTTAGTATTACCTGTGATGATGCAGTAACTAAAGTTAGTTTTCGATCAAAACGTTCAACTGCTGGTGGCTTAGCTCCACTTGATACATCCGATAATgagttttataatttagttgaagatggtttaaaaaaattagatgaatTATCTGATGAATCAaacagtataaaaattataaacgtaaaaaatgctaCCAAGCAAGTGGTAGCTGGTATGTCCTATAAAATAGTTGCGGAAGTCGGTTTAGCTGACTTACCAAAAGCGAATAAAGTTTCGCCTAATGATCGTTTAAATGCTAAATTATTGGATGAACCTAAATCTAAAGTATGTACATTCAGTATATGGGACCGTCCTTGGATAAAGAATGGTAAAGAGATTAGTATTACTTGTGATGACGCCTTGACTAAAGTCAGTTTTCGGTCAAAacgttcaataaaaaaattcggtGGATTTGGTGATGATCATGAAATTCATTTAGGTTTATTCCatgattatattcaaaaatttaataaaacatatgaaacaaaaattgaatataaacgtcggtttaatatatttaaacaaaatatgaagaaaatcaAAGAATTAAATCAATATGAACAAGGTACAGCTAAATATGGCACCACAATGTTTACCGATATGACACGTAAAGAATTTGAACAATATCTTGGATATAATCCGAATTTAGGAAATGCTAATAATTTACCATTACCGATGGCTGATATACCAAATATTGAATTACCTGATGCTGTTGATTGGCGAAAAGAGGGTGCTGTAACTGGAGTAAAAAATCAAGGACAATGTGGAAGTTGTTGGGCATTTAGTGTTACAGGTATTAtcctaattttattatattcaaatacagattaatcaaaaatattcttaaaattttttaggaaatGTTGAAGGAcaatattatcttaaaaataagaaacttttagaattttctgaacaagaattaGTGGATTGTGATAAACTTGATGATGGTTGCAGCGGTGGTTTAATGGATAATGCTTATCGgtgcgtgtttttttttttcagttattaaataatttcttatgtCTTCTGTCTACATatcaatcatatttttgtaaattattatttctagatCCATTGAAAAGTTGGGTGGTTTAGAAACAGAAAGCGATTATCCGTATGAAGCTCGTAAtgataaatgtatattaaacaaatcaaaagtaAGAGTACAATTAAAGGGTGCTGTAAATATCACGTCTGATGAAGTTGGTATGGCGAAATGGTTAGCTAAAAACGGACCAATCAGTATTGCAATCAATGCTAATGCTATGCAATTTTACATGGGTGGAGTAAGTCATCCATGGAAGGTACTCTGTAATCCAAAACAATTGGATCATGGTGTGTTAATTGTTGGATATGGAACAACAAGTAAGTAATTATCTATCACTAAATACTTTATAATTCCGTACCGTAAAGGTAAAATTATAGATCCCAAGATCCGTAGTATGCGGCATTATAATATTAGATGTTCATTTTTGGCACAAAAGTAGAACCTAGcctaattacgaaaatatttatacaaaaaattcccTTAATTTATTGGGTATAACAAAATCTATACGATTAGAAAGAATTGCATCATTAATTCATCGAATATAAAGTAGAAACTAGCTCGAACCGTGCGGAATTCCGCAGTAcagtacccgtggctaaaaatagGCTACAGAACAAATGATGAACAAAATTAACCttgatattatttctctagcctgtttttcctaagcggtgGGGCTAGTTTACGTCATTAGCCAGTACgaaaagctttaaaatgaagGGTAAATCATAGAATTTAATAAAGGAATAAAGACAAAGAAAACcagactagagaaataatatataagatggaAAATTGATGAAGAAGTACCAGTACGGTATAAATTAGCCCTTGTAGGCAATGTTAACCTGAGAAGGGTACCGAGTGATAGGTACACCTCTCTGTCACGATCCTGTAGCCTTTTGAAGCGATTCAGTAGCTGGGTGATTGTGTTTATCGATCTTTTCCTGCTGAGCCATCACTGAGGCACCCGGTGTCGAGCAATCGCTAAGACACTCCTAAATGGAATCTAatgttttttacctttttttttttcatacatacatCTAGAACCACTAGATCAAGGTGAAAGAAATCTGCCGTAAAacgatataaagctgaaattacTTTAAAGCATTGCGTAGATATTGAAATTATCTACTGTTAGCTCATTTTATTTAAGATGacatgattattttttgtttttttgtttcaggaaaccaatttttcaataaaacaatgCCATATTGGATTGTTAAAAATTCATGGGGTAAACTTTGGGGTGAACAAGGATATTACAGAATATACCGTGGAGGTGGCACATGTGGTGTGAATC from Chrysoperla carnea chromosome 2, inChrCarn1.1, whole genome shotgun sequence includes these protein-coding regions:
- the LOC123294240 gene encoding uncharacterized protein LOC123294240, which gives rise to MTHLKILVILCQIIFTLNFINCAQPLLNDNAYNLFRQEILDYVVNTTSYNCTSATIKSAQQRENDAIVTSTVELDCDIKDEHCPTSRQLNCYSSFTYSDIESAYVPDFETFNCTPLLIPEFANCQVGQPGCPFDLNVNANGVQTFTNAALAHLKYELFEEYTLKQTLRLQRQVLETQRSGVKYYLTIAVAKSSAPSETEDDTICYVTFLEKPKLDTNARHIIANNCTYNQEYLAILTPTAEKFNQDHRNDQNNEIDVNYSVQKIEQLSQTKTNPNYEQIAQGGNVDDTYEGITASRVREIESQILPKQPSHDKKHAIDGLLDVFHFDAEPKLKQSQQSKVDAEFKPTDEELKPIIEPIIVPVKAVVAFHKPLQAPKIETVIIGVADDSTDESIQNTTENIEETQIRERRDLNAKSLQPTSPDEMILVENLSELAVDTLDNIDTDNHRRVVLKILGSKKSTNNGGITYHLTLKVGISECMEENEENSQTPQTDLLQKVQKTPLEQKCRNTLLSDLTMICKVQVYVTTQITKPKVVKSQCQNLKRNGERNNRTGGRYRRSVFTGGVTKLDTSDNDFYELVEDALKKLDELSDEPNSMKIINVKNATKQLVAGMSYKIVAEVGLADLPKANTISPSDRLNAKLLDEPKSRICTFNIWDRPWLKNGKEVSITCDDAVTKVSFRSKRSTAGGLAPLDTSDNEFYNLVEDGLKKLDELSDESNSIKIINVKNATKQVVAGMSYKIVAEVGLADLPKANKVSPNDRLNAKLLDEPKSKVCTFSIWDRPWIKNGKEISITCDDALTKVSFRSKRSIKKFGGFGDDHEIHLGLFHDYIQKFNKTYETKIEYKRRFNIFKQNMKKIKELNQYEQGTAKYGTTMFTDMTRKEFEQYLGYNPNLGNANNLPLPMADIPNIELPDAVDWRKEGAVTGVKNQGQCGSCWAFSVTGNVEGQYYLKNKKLLEFSEQELVDCDKLDDGCSGGLMDNAYRSIEKLGGLETESDYPYEARNDKCILNKSKVRVQLKGAVNITSDEVGMAKWLAKNGPISIAINANAMQFYMGGVSHPWKVLCNPKQLDHGVLIVGYGTTRNQFFNKTMPYWIVKNSWGKLWGEQGYYRIYRGGGTCGVNQYPSSAILADD